Sequence from the Kogia breviceps isolate mKogBre1 chromosome X, mKogBre1 haplotype 1, whole genome shotgun sequence genome:
TgcctacagaaatggaaacgtTTGCACTGGGCACACTCCTGTCATATTCTGAGAAGCCACCTACATAAATAGGAGTGTGTGTGGCTTGAGCACTAGAAGAGCCACAAAGTACATATGTACATATCAACTTTATTTTACAATTGCAGACTTTGCATCCTTTTGCTTTGACCCAAAGATACATTTTTAGAGAGACGGTGGTTCTAAAAACTTCTTTGCATTCCGTCAGGTTCACTTAAAGCGGTCAAGTTTACCACtcgtttttttcccccccagctTTCATATTTCTATCAGCCAGTGCAGATTAGAACATTTCAtagatacttttattatttatttaagtatGGCTTCCATGTTAGAGTAACTATCTTTCCCTGATTTTCTGGAACATTCCAGATTTGAAATTTTGTCCCAGTGTTAGGTTGTCATTGCAAATTTGGTTGGAAGCGTTGGCTCCCGTAGAGGTGATGCACGAAGCTCTCTGCTTTACGTTAACGGACCTGCATTTACTTGTGAGGATCATTAActgttcctttttataattttgcaAATACTTCACTAAACGCTCTGTCACCCTGAAGGGAATTCTAGAGAGATGGTGTCTttggtttgtatattttgacaTCGAGTCAAAGCAGATCTCTCTTTTCATCAAACAATTTAATTGTGGTATTATTAATTCCTTTCCTCGTATGCAATTAGATAGTCCCTAAGTAGGTATTACCCAGGAACCTGCCCAACATTCTCTCTGTTCTTCTATTTGGGAGGAAGTATTTGAATTCTAGAAACATCATGAAGAGCATTTGTGTTGACACAATAGAATCCACTCCCACCCCATTTCTAGCCCAAATGGCGTAAGCCAAAATGAAATATGTAGGATTCCTGGAAAAAAGCATCAGATAACCAAACACTATGagcaaaaaattaatttattatatatattctctaATAATTCATAATagctttttgaattttaaatgtctttttgctATTTCCAATGCTTAAAAACCATAGTTTTAAAACATAAGTACTGTTTTATACAcgttgtgatttttcttttttcttttcttttcttttcttttttacttctaaATATGAATGATATGGTCTCCAAGTATCCACTTGGAGGGAAAGGGGATAGGATTCATTGTTTTGCTCCAACACAGCAGAATTTAGAGTTTCACATCACATACCTGGAGTTTCGACTATATGAAAAATAGCCAAATATCACCACTTTCTTCtatatttcttttacatgtatatatatgtataatataaacaGAATACATCTGGATCAGTACATGTCAACTTTTCATCAATGTGACTTTTATCTCCTGtttcatataaaataacaaaatatacagagagaagaaaggagacatCTGTTCTTCGTACacataaagtaaataaaagttcATGTATGGCTTTGCAAAGGTAGATTATGACGTGATtttcatactttatttatttaaaagcatcTTGAGAGAACGTGTCAGTGTGCTTACGAGAGCGGCCATGGTGGTTGAATGTCGCATTGAGAGTCCAACAGTGGGATCCCCAGTGGTCTTTCCAGTGGCTGCCTCGGCAGCTTTCAGGAGACAGATGTAGTTTATGACCACTTCATCGATCTTCGCTACAATTTCCTGCCGCTGTGTTTCTGAGTTCACAACTTTAACTAATCGCATGCAGGCCTCTGTTAGGCAACAGAGCACTTGAAAGCTGCAAGTCATGGCGAGGAGCATCTCCTCTGGACTTTTCTCGGCCATTGCCATTTTCCTGCAGGCACTTCCCAACTGCCTGGACTCAATGGATAACAGCTGCTTGTACTGAGAAAGCGTTAGGTCATACGCGTCAAGGCGGGactcctctttcttccccttggTTGCCCTCACAAGGCAGAGCAGCTCATTGGCATCATTTTGGGCTGCGAGGAACCCATCGGGCATTGCATATGTGCTCTCCTTAAGGGCATTTATCCTTGCAATCCGGGCATCAAAAGCCAGGTTGCTGAAGTCCACGTCATCTGGGCCACTCAGGTCTTCAGCCCAGACCTTCAGAACGGAACCTCTGGACAGCTCCCCTCTTTGCTTCTGAATTCCAACAGCCAGGGGTGGGCTGCTTGGGTCTGGCATGGCTTGAGTCATCTGTGGtcgaaagaggcaagagacttggaaggtggcctctccctcctcctcctcttcgtcACCATCTTCATCCTGCCCTCGGTTCAGGAAGCAGTAGCTGAAAGGTCCCCGGCATCTCCAGTTGCTGCCTTCCAGCTTCCGCAAGGGCAATGTCCTATACAGCTTTGAGTTTTTGTGAGCCGCTGGGGACCTTTTGTGAACTTTCCCCTCAGAGCTAAAGTGCATCGAGCTTTGGGAAAAACTTTTGGTGAGCTTCCTCCCTAGGGGGAGTTCTGCTCGCCTTTCTGAACTGGCCTCCTGTGCTTCTGTGATACCTGGACACTTTAAGCTGACTGCACCTTTGCTTCTCTCCCGGAAGGTCTCCAAACTTACAGATCCCGAGAGGATACTGCTGCTACGTCTCAGAGCCCTCTGGCTGGGGGGTGTCCTGAGGCTCCCCCCTCTCAGATCCAGTGGCCACCAGCTCACAGCCTCCCCGTAGGCCTCGTTTGCTTGGGAGAAATCATTAGGCTCTTGATTTGGAATTGGCACCTTTGATTCCGAGTGAATGTTGGATGGTAGCAGGGTGGGGTCAGCTTCAGGATGTTGAGACCAAGCTGAAGGCATGCCTCCTCGTCTCTCCTTCCCAGGCTCTGTCAAAGCTACACTAGGGGTAGTAGGAAAACAGAGAGAATCATTAAGCAcctcatggggggggggggtcatttTTACTAAATCTCTATGTGATGTCTGTCATCTCCCAAGGATGTACTCCAGAAGAGCTGCCATCTGCCAGGGTTGACCTGCTTTCCAAAGACGGCCTCCTGAAATCTTTTAATAgatttcaattttaatatattttaagaaatactagAATCTCTTATTCCTGAAACTACTGCTTCATTTGGCATTGTCgagaaatcagaaatattttgaGGGACACAGTGGACTTTTATGAATTGCCTTGTTCCCCATATTTATCTACTAAAGCTTAGACATATAATGAGCAAACACACATCTTACACATAGATTATTCGAACATATCTATGACATTTAAGTTCCATTTCAAGGAGTCAGGTTAATCCTGGCATCGGTTACCTTCCTAAAAAGAAGTGGCCTACTTTAATTAATGCAAATTAGGTATATTCACCTTTTAAAGAGGACCCCATGAGGTTTGCCTGGTACAGGGTTTGAAGTTGAGACACCGGGAAAGTCCCAGAAAAGGTGTCATGTGAGGACAATGATCTCCACCTCACAGAATTCTTgtgagaggcaagagggaagttAGGTGAAAGCTCTTCGTAAACTGCAAAGTGTCCTTTAATGAGCTGAGAGGCAAAGATGCTAGTTGGGAGATGAGTTTAGTAACATTCATAGATGGGTTTCCCAAGGCAGGTGAAGCCAGTGGTGAGTTTTGAGAAAGGAGATAACCTTAAAACGGCGGGAATGGAAATTGACCGATATAAGGTCTCACTAACATCTActgacctatatggaaaagacACTACTGAGGATATAATTTGAAATGGGAAGGTATGAAGTAGTGTCTGCTTTTGCCACACGATGGCCGGCCACGTGGACCTGGGAGACGGACAGGTGCCCACTGGGTGGCAGAACGGTGAAGGCGGGCACCGAAGGTGGCTGTGTTCGTGTTTCTGCCTGGCgtctatattttattatttgggggaaaataaagcAGCTCATCGTGCATCCCCCGCAAACCTTTTAGACACTGCGGTAGGCCAGACACTTCAGAATCCTCGCCTAGGAGAGTCTTACGGAGCAGGGAGGGCTCTGGAAGTATTGCTGAGAGGCAAAGGATCTTCTCCAATCTCTCCCGCGTCCCAGATCCCCTGCTCTattgtccttccttgcctctcaaAAAGGAAATGGCAAAATGAGAAATTCAATGTCTCGAGAAGGAAATCAAACTTCTGCGATTCTAGGCAATACGATCTTATACCTAAAAGTTGCACTGGGCGCTGCTGAAAGTCTACATTTAGAATTTAGGGGAAAAATGTTGCTCCATCAAATTCTAAAAGCAAGACAGAGCAGGAAGCTAAAGGTCAAAAACGCCATTTCCACTACCGGCCAGGCCTAGAAACTTCAGTATTTATTCAACACTGGGGGAACAATGATTGACACTTAACCTGGCCACAGTTCTGCAGCCTTTTTAAAacacccttttccttttcttccagacTTTCTATTCTTAGGCTTGTTGTAAATTTGGTTTACGTGCTCCTGGCGGGTAACGCAGAGCGCTACATCCATCATTGCTGTACCTGTGGTTTCCTTAATCTTGGGGAGTCGATGACATCCGTCTCTCAAAGTGCCAAACAGGGGTTCGGCATTAATGGCCGTGTGCAGGGCAGGCAGTGTCATCCGCGGACACATCCCTTCTGTCTGTGGGTGTAATTCCTTAAAGGCGGCTCCGTGGTTGGGAAGGCCGGTGGCTCTCTCCTCCGAAGGACTGTAACTCACGCCTTTCCCGGAAGCCTCAGGAGTCAGGTGCTTCCCCACGGAGGGACAGAGCGGGGACTCCACCGGGGTGGCACAAGTGCTGCTACCCGTGCCGCAGCCTGCGTCCACCGAGGAGCCCTGAGAGCTCTGCAGAGAAAAATGGCCCTCGCTCTGCAACGACGACATCCGCTTGGCCAAGTGGTAGTCACAAAGGCGGCCCACGCCCTCCTCCGCCTCGGGGAGCTTGGAAGGACGGTCACAGGTGGACGGGTCGGCATCGTCCGGGTTACCTAGGTCTTTGGCTGAAGACACACAGCTCACCTCTGTTAAGAAGTGGTCCCGCTGGCCAAGTCCTGAGACCTCGATGGCTTCTCCATCAGGAGCTCCATCATCCTTCCCCTCGCTCTCCGCGGTTCCCACAGCCAAAGCTCTGGGAAAGGCTATCCCTGCTGCTGCTTCCAATCCACTCTTTTCAGCCATAGGCCCCTCAGCGGCCACATACCATCTTTGGCTGTCCTTGCGAAAGGCAGTTCTCTCCAGGTTCAAAGTGCTCAGGTGTTGACTGTCCCTTGAAGACACACTAGCAAATTTACCTTTGGCGTCCTCCTCCACCTCTGCCGTTTTGGTCCCCTGCTGTTTTTTCCCTGGCGTGCTCCCATTATGGGgtgctctcccctccccatcgGCCGGCTGGCTTTTCCTTTTGCTGGTGCAGGAATATGCCATGGGCCCGATGTGCAGTTTGCCGAAGTAGTCAGTGACTGACTTAGTCTCCATGGTTTCGGGCTCCATCTCCATGTGGTCCGAGTGAAGGATCTGCTTGGAAGGCACAAGTTTGGGCGGGGGGTCGCTCCCTGGGCGGGCAGTGAGGGCGTGGGAGGCCTTTGGAGGCAAGGCCCCAGCTGGGCTTTTGGAGGTGGGGAACTCTGTCTGCTCTTCCGCAAGGGGGTGGTAGCCTTCGTGAGTGGCCAAGAACATGCGGGAGAGGTTTTCTGACTGCTTCTGGGCCGTGGCCAGTTCAGAACTCTCCGTCATTTCAGAAGAGTTAGTTTCATTGCCCGAGTCTGACGAGGACTCGGGACTATAGGCCCGCAAGATGGCTACACCTGCAGGCCGTAAAAAACAAGAGCCGGTTAATGGATGCATCACAGGCATTAGGAGACATGTAAGAAAATGGggctcattattattttttaaaaaaaaaaaaaaaacaaaaaaccaagtttTTCCCTTTTCAGTAAGGACTCTGAGTTTATTGCACAGTTGTTCCGGAAACGGGGGGAAAAAAACGTGCCACgcgttttaaaaaaagaaccaccaGGGACACCACACGCACCAAAACCCCACGATGGTAGTTTCAGCACGTTTAGGAAATGGGACATGCGTGACATGAAGGACACATGACAGGACTCCAAGGGCGGATGGCTTGAAAGGATGAAATGATATGGCTATCAGTGAATAAATGTAACAATCGTGAAAGAACCTGAATTGTCACTGGTCTGCTGATCTTCTGACACGGACAGAGCTTCTAGAGTGTCCAGCGTGGAAACGACGGCGTTATCCAGGCCCTTCTCACACTTGCCCTCGGCGCTGGTCGGCACAGTGTCGATAAGGGACACGGGGATCTCGTCGTTCTGCAGGGGGCCGCCTGCCTCCTTGCCCTCTAGGAAGGAAGCGGCCTGGCTCTGAGAGTCCTCCTCGTCGGAACTATCTCTGAAGCCAGGTGGAGGCGCGGCGATAGCCATGTTCAAGGAGCGCAACAGGAAGTCATCCTCGTGGCCGTCCCCTTCGGGCGGGGGCAGGGACGTGAGGTCAATGATGTCATCGCTTGACCCAGACAGGTTGAGGATGGCCGGCTGGTTCATCTCTCCCACCACGAGGTCCTCCTCACAGCTCGCGTCGTCCTCGTCCTCCGCGTCATCGGTGTTCTCTGCGTAACAGATGTCGTGCAAGAGGGGCTCCTCTATGCCCTGGGCGGCCTCGAAGTTCTTCACGTCGCCTATGTTTGCATACACAGAATTGGCCACGAACTGGATGCCCTCTGCGTCTGGAGTGAGATCCAGGCTCTTCGTGTCGTTGGCACCACTGATGTAGAGATTCCTCTGCTTCTCCAGCAGTTCCGGACTCTGGTCCAGTAGTCTTTCATAGCCGAGAGTCGGGGCAGTGATGCCATCATCCAAGGCGAGGTCTCCAAAAATAAAGGACACTTTAGCTCCTCTTGGAGGCTCCTGTGCTTTCTTTAGAGCTTCTGGTCCTGAGAGAGTCAACAGGGACCGCTGAGCTAGACTTCTGTAGTCTGCCTTGCACGAAGCATCTCCCGGCTGGGCCAGCTGCTGGCTGAGTTCGTCTGAGTTATAGGCGTTGTCCATATACAGGTGCCGGTGGTGGTCTTTTGGACACAAGGTGCCATCTGGAATCTCAACTGCCTTCTGCTTTGCATCTATATATGTTATCTGCGCCTCTTGCTCCCCTTCGCCAATGAATGTGGCCACTTGGGGTATACAGTTCCAATCTGGGCCAAGGAGGTTatgctttcctttattttcagtTCCTAAAGAGAAAGAGTCATGCAAAGACACATTACTGTGCTGTCTGGTTTCTGGGGGGCCTTGTCTCTGTTTCTTAACTTAATGGCTTGTAGCACCACTTTTGTGAATACGGTTGTTATTCAGCTTTCCAAATACGGTAGCGGTCGATTTAGGCTTCAGGTGCAAGGATTTCTTGGTTAGGAGAATTGATACTGCGGAAAATAGAATTGCTATTTGATAAAGCAGAATACCATCCGAGAGTACGGAACTACAGCTTACTTCCATTTGATCTCTGATTCTAGCATTAAAAGGCCTCATTTATGTCTATAAATGGGAATATACTACAtgcctttaaaaatccttaaagGCGACAGTCCAATAGGCTGTTATTCCAGAAAACAGATTGCCCTTTTCTTTGTAAAGTGAGATCTAACATTTCCCGGTTTGCAGAGGGAGATGTTGGACTTTTTCCTCATTGAGTTAAGAGAAGGTCAAGGATCCTCACACTTTAGgaaattttaggaaatattttaggaaatattgTAATGATAaggtaataataaatatatacatataatgtatattaatgaaaactataatacTACATATTACAATGGTGGCGCCAAAACTTCTCTCTTTAGCCTTTTCCTGTCCTTGTGGGTGTGCATATTTTTTACGCATAAATGCCAGTACGCATGCCTGtaagcacacacgcacacacgggtGGGACGTAGAAGGTGGAGCATTCGCAGGTTACGTACCCTCTCTGCTCTTTCTACGCATAGTTAACACTTTGAGGAATTTCCATTTTTACTTGTATGGTGAAAACTCCTGAAGATTTGTTTGATGTTCTTCAAAATTGCAAAACTCTAATTTAAATATCattgttttgtttgctcttcaagGGTCTTCCAGTAGAGAATTCGGCTGTGGAGATTTTGCTCTGATATTTACCAGGACAGGGCAGTGAGTCATTGTGTCAATATTGCTTTGTCAATTCCAGAGGTGACATTTTGAGGAAATGTTAGGGTCACAAATTGTCCCATTTGCTTCCTCAAATTGCCCTCTGGCCCAAGTTTGAATAATACTGAAATCAGATATACAAGAGATACGGGAAAAAGAATCAGTTTCACTGAGGAGGTTTTGGCTCTCTCCCAAATATACAATGGACTCAATGCTGCACAATGTTCCGAGTCATTTTActccatacatatatttttatgaatagCAGGTAAAGATAAAAGTTTGAAGACACTGAGTTACACACCAGCCATACTTACGTGCTACCTTATAACAAATACACCTATCAGGGTTCGGCACTGTTTTATTAACAATGACATGGATTATGACTGGCTCtgtgtgagtgagtgagggagggagggagggagtgagtgtgtgtgtgtgtgtgtgtgcgtgtgtgtgtgtgtgtgtgtgtggagtgtggattgctgggaggagggagagtggTTCAACAAAGTTGTGAGACAGCTCTGGGTTGaaaccaggggttggcaaattttctctgtaaagggagggccagatggtaaatattttaggttttgtgggccaaCAGCTCAGTTgagcaactactcaactctgctgttgtaacaCAAAAGGAGCCATGGATGACACATAAGCAAGTGGATGTGCTGACTTGAATGgtgaccgccccccaccccccaccccgcaaaaGCtaagaatgtgactttatttggaaagagtctttgcagatataattaagaatcttgagatgaagTCACCCCGAATTATCTGTGTAGGGCCCTAAAATCCAATGGgaagtgcccttataagagaaaAGCAGGGGGAGATTTGGGCCacacagagaaggagggaagaccATGAGAAGACACAGGCAGAGACTAGAGTCACGCAGCTCCAAGGGATGCTGATGGCCACTGAGAACAGGAAGAGGCAAAGGAAGATTCTCCCAGGCACCTCTggagggagcgtggccctgccAATGCCTCGATTTTGGACGTCTAGCCCCCAAACTGTGAGAGAACAAGTTTCTGTTCTGCTGTCCCCAAGCTTGTGATACTTTGTTAAGGCTGCCCTAGGAACCCAATACAATGTACAAGTTTCAACGAAACTTTATTCACAAGAACAAGATTTGATCCATAGGCCATACTTTGCCCACCCCTGGTTTAGACCAACAAGAAATCTGAATAGGTCAGCAGGCTAAAAGCAAGTTAACA
This genomic interval carries:
- the FRMPD4 gene encoding FERM and PDZ domain-containing protein 4 isoform X5 → MHPFTRVSSHRTKSSGWPPPSGTWGLNQVPPYGWEMTANRDGRDCFINHMTQAIPFDDPRLESCQIIPPAPRRVEMRRDPVLGFGFVAGSEKPVVVRSVTPGGPSEGKLIPGDQIVMINDEPVSAAPRERVIDLVRSCKESILLAVIQPYPSPKSAFISAAKKARLKSNPVKVRFSEEVIINGQVSETVKDNSLLFMPNVLKVYLENGQTKSFRFDCTTSIKDVILTLQEKLSIKGIEHFSLMLEQRMEGAGTKLLLLHEQETLTQVTQRPSSHKMRCLFRISFVPKDPIDLLRRDPVAFEYLYVQSCNDVVQERFGPELKYDIALRLAALQMYIATVTTKQTQKISLKYIEKEWGLETFLPSAVLQSMKEKNIKKALSHLVKANQNLVPPGKKLSALQAKVHYLKFLSDLRLYGGRVFKATLVQAEKRSEVTLLVGPRYGISHVINTKTNLVALLADFSHVNRIEMFTEEESLVRVELHVLDVKPITLLMESSDAMNLACLTAGYYRLLVDSRRSIFNMANKKSAGTQETGTENKGKHNLLGPDWNCIPQVATFIGEGEQEAQITYIDAKQKAVEIPDGTLCPKDHHRHLYMDNAYNSDELSQQLAQPGDASCKADYRSLAQRSLLTLSGPEALKKAQEPPRGAKVSFIFGDLALDDGITAPTLGYERLLDQSPELLEKQRNLYISGANDTKSLDLTPDAEGIQFVANSVYANIGDVKNFEAAQGIEEPLLHDICYAENTDDAEDEDDASCEEDLVVGEMNQPAILNLSGSSDDIIDLTSLPPPEGDGHEDDFLLRSLNMAIAAPPPGFRDSSDEEDSQSQAASFLEGKEAGGPLQNDEIPVSLIDTVPTSAEGKCEKGLDNAVVSTLDTLEALSVSEDQQTSDNSGVAILRAYSPESSSDSGNETNSSEMTESSELATAQKQSENLSRMFLATHEGYHPLAEEQTEFPTSKSPAGALPPKASHALTARPGSDPPPKLVPSKQILHSDHMEMEPETMETKSVTDYFGKLHIGPMAYSCTSKRKSQPADGEGRAPHNGSTPGKKQQGTKTAEVEEDAKGKFASVSSRDSQHLSTLNLERTAFRKDSQRWYVAAEGPMAEKSGLEAAAGIAFPRALAVGTAESEGKDDGAPDGEAIEVSGLGQRDHFLTEVSCVSSAKDLGNPDDADPSTCDRPSKLPEAEEGVGRLCDYHLAKRMSSLQSEGHFSLQSSQGSSVDAGCGTGSSTCATPVESPLCPSVGKHLTPEASGKGVSYSPSEERATGLPNHGAAFKELHPQTEGMCPRMTLPALHTAINAEPLFGTLRDGCHRLPKIKETTALTEPGKERRGGMPSAWSQHPEADPTLLPSNIHSESKVPIPNQEPNDFSQANEAYGEAVSWWPLDLRGGSLRTPPSQRALRRSSSILSGSVSLETFRERSKGAVSLKCPGITEAQEASSERRAELPLGRKLTKSFSQSSMHFSSEGKVHKRSPAAHKNSKLYRTLPLRKLEGSNWRCRGPFSYCFLNRGQDEDGDEEEEEGEATFQVSCLFRPQMTQAMPDPSSPPLAVGIQKQRGELSRGSVLKVWAEDLSGPDDVDFSNLAFDARIARINALKESTYAMPDGFLAAQNDANELLCLVRATKGKKEESRLDAYDLTLSQYKQLLSIESRQLGSACRKMAMAEKSPEEMLLAMTCSFQVLCCLTEACMRLVKVVNSETQRQEIVAKIDEVVINYICLLKAAEAATGKTTGDPTVGLSMRHSTTMAALVSTLTRSLKMLLNK
- the FRMPD4 gene encoding FERM and PDZ domain-containing protein 4 isoform X6; translation: MDVFSFVKIAKLSRSSSEMHPFTRVSSHRTKSSGWPPPSGTWGLNQVPPYGWEMTANRDGRDCFINHMTQAIPFDDPRLESCQIIPPAPRRVEMRRDPVLGFGFVAGSEKPVVVRSVTPGGPSEGKLIPGDQIVMINDEPVSAAPRERVIDLVRSCKESILLAVIQPYPETVKDNSLLFMPNVLKVYLENGQTKSFRFDCTTSIKDVILTLQEKLSIKGIEHFSLMLEQRMEGAGTKLLLLHEQETLTQVTQRPSSHKMRCLFRISFVPKDPIDLLRRDPVAFEYLYVQSCNDVVQERFGPELKYDIALRLAALQMYIATVTTKQTQKISLKYIEKEWGLETFLPSAVLQSMKEKNIKKALSHLVKANQNLVPPGKKLSALQAKVHYLKFLSDLRLYGGRVFKATLVQAEKRSEVTLLVGPRYGISHVINTKTNLVALLADFSHVNRIEMFTEEESLVRVELHVLDVKPITLLMESSDAMNLACLTAGYYRLLVDSRRSIFNMANKKSAGTQETGTENKGKHNLLGPDWNCIPQVATFIGEGEQEAQITYIDAKQKAVEIPDGTLCPKDHHRHLYMDNAYNSDELSQQLAQPGDASCKADYRSLAQRSLLTLSGPEALKKAQEPPRGAKVSFIFGDLALDDGITAPTLGYERLLDQSPELLEKQRNLYISGANDTKSLDLTPDAEGIQFVANSVYANIGDVKNFEAAQGIEEPLLHDICYAENTDDAEDEDDASCEEDLVVGEMNQPAILNLSGSSDDIIDLTSLPPPEGDGHEDDFLLRSLNMAIAAPPPGFRDSSDEEDSQSQAASFLEGKEAGGPLQNDEIPVSLIDTVPTSAEGKCEKGLDNAVVSTLDTLEALSVSEDQQTSDNSGVAILRAYSPESSSDSGNETNSSEMTESSELATAQKQSENLSRMFLATHEGYHPLAEEQTEFPTSKSPAGALPPKASHALTARPGSDPPPKLVPSKQILHSDHMEMEPETMETKSVTDYFGKLHIGPMAYSCTSKRKSQPADGEGRAPHNGSTPGKKQQGTKTAEVEEDAKGKFASVSSRDSQHLSTLNLERTAFRKDSQRWYVAAEGPMAEKSGLEAAAGIAFPRALAVGTAESEGKDDGAPDGEAIEVSGLGQRDHFLTEVSCVSSAKDLGNPDDADPSTCDRPSKLPEAEEGVGRLCDYHLAKRMSSLQSEGHFSLQSSQGSSVDAGCGTGSSTCATPVESPLCPSVGKHLTPEASGKGVSYSPSEERATGLPNHGAAFKELHPQTEGMCPRMTLPALHTAINAEPLFGTLRDGCHRLPKIKETTALTEPGKERRGGMPSAWSQHPEADPTLLPSNIHSESKVPIPNQEPNDFSQANEAYGEAVSWWPLDLRGGSLRTPPSQRALRRSSSILSGSVSLETFRERSKGAVSLKCPGITEAQEASSERRAELPLGRKLTKSFSQSSMHFSSEGKVHKRSPAAHKNSKLYRTLPLRKLEGSNWRCRGPFSYCFLNRGQDEDGDEEEEEGEATFQVSCLFRPQMTQAMPDPSSPPLAVGIQKQRGELSRGSVLKVWAEDLSGPDDVDFSNLAFDARIARINALKESTYAMPDGFLAAQNDANELLCLVRATKGKKEESRLDAYDLTLSQYKQLLSIESRQLGSACRKMAMAEKSPEEMLLAMTCSFQVLCCLTEACMRLVKVVNSETQRQEIVAKIDEVVINYICLLKAAEAATGKTTGDPTVGLSMRHSTTMAALVSTLTRSLKMLLNK
- the FRMPD4 gene encoding FERM and PDZ domain-containing protein 4 isoform X3, with protein sequence MDVFSFVKIAKLSSHRTKSSGWPPPSGTWGLNQVPPYGWEMTANRDGRDCFINHMTQAIPFDDPRLESCQIIPPAPRRVEMRRDPVLGFGFVAGSEKPVVVRSVTPGGPSEGKLIPGDQIVMINDEPVSAAPRERVIDLVRSCKESILLAVIQPYPSPKSAFISAAKKARLKSNPVKVRFSEEVIINGQVSETVKDNSLLFMPNVLKVYLENGQTKSFRFDCTTSIKDVILTLQEKLSIKGIEHFSLMLEQRMEGAGTKLLLLHEQETLTQVTQRPSSHKMRCLFRISFVPKDPIDLLRRDPVAFEYLYVQSCNDVVQERFGPELKYDIALRLAALQMYIATVTTKQTQKISLKYIEKEWGLETFLPSAVLQSMKEKNIKKALSHLVKANQNLVPPGKKLSALQAKVHYLKFLSDLRLYGGRVFKATLVQAEKRSEVTLLVGPRYGISHVINTKTNLVALLADFSHVNRIEMFTEEESLVRVELHVLDVKPITLLMESSDAMNLACLTAGYYRLLVDSRRSIFNMANKKSAGTQETGTENKGKHNLLGPDWNCIPQVATFIGEGEQEAQITYIDAKQKAVEIPDGTLCPKDHHRHLYMDNAYNSDELSQQLAQPGDASCKADYRSLAQRSLLTLSGPEALKKAQEPPRGAKVSFIFGDLALDDGITAPTLGYERLLDQSPELLEKQRNLYISGANDTKSLDLTPDAEGIQFVANSVYANIGDVKNFEAAQGIEEPLLHDICYAENTDDAEDEDDASCEEDLVVGEMNQPAILNLSGSSDDIIDLTSLPPPEGDGHEDDFLLRSLNMAIAAPPPGFRDSSDEEDSQSQAASFLEGKEAGGPLQNDEIPVSLIDTVPTSAEGKCEKGLDNAVVSTLDTLEALSVSEDQQTSDNSGVAILRAYSPESSSDSGNETNSSEMTESSELATAQKQSENLSRMFLATHEGYHPLAEEQTEFPTSKSPAGALPPKASHALTARPGSDPPPKLVPSKQILHSDHMEMEPETMETKSVTDYFGKLHIGPMAYSCTSKRKSQPADGEGRAPHNGSTPGKKQQGTKTAEVEEDAKGKFASVSSRDSQHLSTLNLERTAFRKDSQRWYVAAEGPMAEKSGLEAAAGIAFPRALAVGTAESEGKDDGAPDGEAIEVSGLGQRDHFLTEVSCVSSAKDLGNPDDADPSTCDRPSKLPEAEEGVGRLCDYHLAKRMSSLQSEGHFSLQSSQGSSVDAGCGTGSSTCATPVESPLCPSVGKHLTPEASGKGVSYSPSEERATGLPNHGAAFKELHPQTEGMCPRMTLPALHTAINAEPLFGTLRDGCHRLPKIKETTALTEPGKERRGGMPSAWSQHPEADPTLLPSNIHSESKVPIPNQEPNDFSQANEAYGEAVSWWPLDLRGGSLRTPPSQRALRRSSSILSGSVSLETFRERSKGAVSLKCPGITEAQEASSERRAELPLGRKLTKSFSQSSMHFSSEGKVHKRSPAAHKNSKLYRTLPLRKLEGSNWRCRGPFSYCFLNRGQDEDGDEEEEEGEATFQVSCLFRPQMTQAMPDPSSPPLAVGIQKQRGELSRGSVLKVWAEDLSGPDDVDFSNLAFDARIARINALKESTYAMPDGFLAAQNDANELLCLVRATKGKKEESRLDAYDLTLSQYKQLLSIESRQLGSACRKMAMAEKSPEEMLLAMTCSFQVLCCLTEACMRLVKVVNSETQRQEIVAKIDEVVINYICLLKAAEAATGKTTGDPTVGLSMRHSTTMAALVSTLTRSLKMLLNK